From Procambarus clarkii isolate CNS0578487 chromosome 14, FALCON_Pclarkii_2.0, whole genome shotgun sequence:
CCTTTCAATAGGCTTTTTATATACTTTTATTATATAGTCTGCAATTAGAATATTTACAAAATGATAAGTTTAAATAAAATGACATAAAAATTTTGTTCTGTTATTGTTAGGTTAAATATCCACATTGAAGAGGTAGGATATCATGGCTAGTGGGAACACGAGTGGCTTGGGGGCATCTCTCTTCCGCGGAGCATTACACggcaacacaagcaacaccaacAGCCTCGGTGGCAACAGTAACATTGgcaaccagcagcagcagcatcagcagcaacacCATCATCATTCAACTGGCCATCTACCGCAGCAAAGCAGTGTGGTAAGTCTCCATCACGCCGTGGTAAGTCTCCATCACGCCGTGGTAAGTCTCCATCACTGTGGTAAGTCTCCATCACTGTGGTAAGTCTCCACCACGCCGTGGTAAGTCTCCACCACGCCGTGGTAAGTCTCCACCACGCCGTGGTAAGTCTCCATCACGCCGTGGTAAGTCTCCACCACGCCGTGGTAAGTCTCCACCACGCCGTGGTAAGTCTCCACCACGCCGTGGTAAGTCTCCACCACGCCGTGGTAAGTCTCCACCACGCCGTGGTAAGTCTCCACCACGCCGTGGTAAGTCTCCACCACGCCGTGGTAAGTCTCCACCACGCCGTGGTAAGTCTCCACCACGCCGTGGTAAGTCTCCACCACGCCGTGGTAAGTCTCCATCACGCCGTGGTAAGTCTCCACCACGCATggtgattacctaagtgtaattacaagatgagagctacgtttGTGGTGTTCCATCTAACcaatactctttgtcatataatgagtTGAAACTACTGTACTAGTACTGAtgcttttggcctccaccaccaccccttcacttggcatgttccaaccgtctgccactttgtttgcaaaagaaaactttttaattttttttcgtcgcctttgtttccttagcttgaatctgtgtcctcttgttcgtgattaTCATCTAATGCTTTATCACCAATACATTGCACTCGGGGAAtttttttgttgtgtgtgtgtaaatggtaGATCGTCTTGTCTGCACAATGCTTACTTTTCTGGTAAACCTTACATGGGCAAAATAAATTTAGATgaggacatcatggcaaatgggggacctttgacaagccaccggcttcctgaccTTGTCGAGGTCACCAGTATTGGTTGCCCTTGGTTAAATTCAGATTTACCATATATGGGAAAATTTATTACGAAAATTAAAATTTCGATGAGGTTCTATTATGAGGAAGCTGGAATTACTACTGAAGGGACTCTCCTAGAAATAGTGTTAAATTGTAATGCAATGTCCATTTGTGGGTAGCTCCTTTGTAGCTTCCCATTGCTATCCTTTTCTTCCCTCGTGTTTCTCCAGTTCGTCGTCTTACCAAATACGTAGCATTTTTACCCAATTTACCAATCTGTTAAAATTATGATGTATCAATTCAAAATTATAGGATCATACTGTATTGATATTTTCTCTGCCTTGGCCTCAATAGATTAGGCGAGTTGCTCATGTTTACATTTCTTATTGGGCAAAGgagttgcattttttacggaatGGCAAATGGAGAGAACGGGCTTATAACTCAATGTGAAGGTGGGGGCGGGCTTGCTAGAGCCCTGAGGCAAGCTGGGGAGTTGTTTGTGGTGGGGAGGCAAGTATCTTCAGAGCTTTGTTTCTTAGTTAGCTTATTGAAACAAAtcctcaggaaattaattttgtgTTTGTAATTTTAAGAGCAGTTGACCTCGGTTGTGGATTGATCTTTAATCCCCATTGGCTTTCCTCTCTGCGAAGGAGGCAAGTTGGAGTGACGTGGCAATTGTTGATGGTGGGTACAGTTTGTTACACCAGCCTGGCGTGTACTGTACtggcctagttgtactcgcctggtTGAGCTTTGACTTTCTGGTCTTgcctatcaactggtgtacagattcttgagcctattggactaTCGAATCtatttttgaaactgtgtatgaaatctatctccaccacatcactgattaatgtattccatttgttaactactgacactgaaaacattctttctaatgtttctgtggctcgtttgggtaccaagtttccatccgtgtccccttgttcgcatttcACCCGTGGTAAATAGAAATGTATGTGGTGGCACTGGACAGCTAGTGGCTAAAGATACTAAACATCTACCCAGAAAGGGGCATTTCTTTTATCTTGGCACTTTATTCCTTGGCAAGTCCATTAAGTAGCTCTCCTAGCTTCCTCCTTGGAAGGTAGAACATCACTCTGAGGGCAGTCACACATTTTCTACTGAAACAATACACCCGAAGAAGGATCTGAAAACCTTTGAGAAATTGGGCTTTGGTGTCTATGCTGTTATTGCCAGGAAAGATGACCCAGGCACTTTGACACTTTGTGACTCTTTTTATAGCATTTAAAATAAATAGACGCTCTTGATTTTTGGTGGTCTAGGCATGTTAATATTGAGTGAACATAAGCATAGGAAACAAGCATGATATATGGATATGAATTGATTCTGAATTAGTTGTTTTCTCGTCAGCAGGCAAGTAGCGGCCACATCCACCACCCTCAGCAGCCACAACCTTCGCAGTCTCAGCCTACACTAGGAGCGGTGACATTCAACTCGGACGAGAGTGCACGCGGGAGAGGCACACCAGGGGTAACTATTAATGATTTTTATGCATGTTTTGGCTTCATTCTTTAAAGTTCCTCTCTGGCAGATAGGATGACAGGGTCAGAGGTTACCGAGATCAAGTGAGCAGGCTTTTGCCTCATCCTGAAGGACTTGgtttcaaaaataataataataataatattaacgcacaatgaaatcacattaacccTCGGGCTGCGCAGCTATTAAAAGGGTCAAATGGAACACAAAGAAGGAGCAATAGTTTGAACCTCAGATAGAAAGCAggaaatgctttttcacccacagggttataaacccattgaactgcctacctgttgaagctgtaaatgccaaaacactgcAGTATTTAAAGATTCAGCATGATAAAACCATCAtgtcaaatggggggggggggccattgGCAAGCCACCTGCTTCCTGTTCTTATTAAGGCCACtagagacaataataataataataataataataattaataataataataatttatttaggaacagtacatacatagttgcagtgttacagtacaaacattctgttagatttaaagatagaggatgtgacatacaatacctaaagccactagtacgcatagcgtttcgggcaaagacatagtggcccctcaggtaaattcaagtcAATTTAAGCAGGTGATCAGTTGTGCGAGCAGCCTGCCCTTTCGAGTGTTTATAacatcactaaactgatgtagTAACTTGCCTGAATCTATCCAAGGACCCAAGAATAGAAAATGGAACATCACGCTAATTTTCTGAGCtggtatgatttttagtacagtaCATCAATTTTTGTCCTTAGGGGATTTATGGcaaaatatgatgtactgtaCTGTGTAAAAGGATGGGTTGGTATACAAGCATTTGTAATTTTTAAGTAATGAACATAgtataattaaaaataaataatattttatgACAAAAACATTGTTTAACCCCTGGCCTGCTCTTGTGGTCATTGCCTGCTACACGCTCAGGcgcaaaaaataaaataaataaaaaaaaaagttttccgcttataaaaatgttcatttgtgttccctgatcacggaaaaacaaatcgtaggtgacatattttggccccAATAGtgtgaggaagtctggcaaaattgagGCTTTGACAGAGCAATCATCAGAGGCGGTCAGTTCTGCCTGAGCTGTCAGgtgagagttgccacaaagatattattacctaattatttcaatgtctgattttttcttagtttttgcagtaatattattcaatagtgtgtagtgtgatatatatatttatgtaataaaatgtgtgaatcatcgccatactcaaaattatggtgtgcatattagtgattcaattacagcgacacctcgacttacgattgccccgacttatgattttttgagttacgatgtaaatttggtCAGAAAATGTGACTCAATTTAAGATCGTATTGTCGACTAACAACGATATTCGTTGATAcgcgttcgggtcgaccgagcgcgtggttcctggtggcacgagccgacctgcctcagtttaccagaacCGCCCACTTAGTGACGATCATGCTTGTAATAAATTCCATTATTTtggtgattttttgttttttgaacataaaagtaattattattattagtgtatATCACACCATTggtcaggaaagtcagtggtaaggttcaacatatgaaaacacgTGTGAGGATGACCATTCCGGAGATGTGTCGAAGTGACGGATGCCACAAACCtcgccctcaaagagttctggaaaaatCATTTAAACATTTGAAGTGCTTTAAAACTCatagacaaagcctggcaagaagtgactctaagaaccatgatctctggctggagaaaattgtggcctgaatgtgttccAGAACTAGAGTTTGAGGGGTATGAGCCTGAACCTGCAGTGCCGTTGTTAAGGAAATAGTTTCTTTGGGCCGACAATTGGGCTtggagttggatggtgctgataTTGAGGAGTTGCTGGAGGAACACGGCGAAGAACTGACAACCGAAGTACTCCTAGCTCTTCACAATGAGCAGCAACGAAAGGCAGCttaggaaatttcttcagggaaggaggaggcagtacagaatgtcccttcatCAAAACTTAAGAaaatgtgcagcatgggaagaactgcaaacttTTGCTAAAACAACTCGTCCAAATCAAGCCGCAGTAGGCtgttgccttaaccttttcaatgacactgtgatgcatcactacagacaaatattaaaacgaagggaaaaacaaatctcCATGGACAAatttttagtgagacaaacaagcagggaaccacaaccaggtcctagtggtatgcaggcaaaacgtaggagagagagtaccccagagaagtcatcactgcctgatgttataatggaagcagactctccttccaaacactaacaccaccacctcccccccccccctcctcaccatcttccatatgccaacaaaagTCCTTGATGAAaataagataaacatatgtactgtattgtagctacagaatttttttttattcagtataaaatgtatttttaagttaatatttttggggttgtggaacggattaattcaattcctatTATTTCTCATGGGAAAATTAGTTTTGACTTaagatatttcgacttacgatccgtctctggaaaTGGATTAAAATTATAATCGAGGCCCTACTGTGccctattatgttcataaaacaataagtatcaataatataacaataagtataagttatatataagtatctggatgttttgttcaccataacgaaccactaagttggtatggcaaGTCAAAAAGCAATGAAGAGTGGCcgccacacaccaaccagccaatgCCACTtcattccctccctcaccaacattcctcctcccactaaactgtttttgcttttattcactatatacagatgttatatataagtatctacaagttttgttcaccataactgtacaactaagctggtatggtgagttcagACAGCAACAGAGGACGCCACACACAGCTGACGCTGCCTCCCCTCCGTCATTAAGATTCCTCCTCCCACTATATTGtttgtgctgttattacactctatactcacattatatataagtatctacatttgtgttcaccatagcgaaccactaagctgatatggtgagtctagacaataacaggtggccacacagagtcGGCAGACGAAGTTACCTCCCTGCCTCCGTCAGCATTACTGTTCCCACCATACTAtgtacagcgctaattatcacagcaatcctgctattatcagaatcctggtcatttttatcacagttggAGGTCTTCTGTAACTCTATCATCGCTAAATGATACCAGTTACCTATAtactttgacatttttaggcgatgctgtggtcacaagctgaacagcagtgctgttagctcatgctgcgtgcaccagccttggtggctggtgcacgcagcatgagctaactgtgtactgaggctcagtactgaggctctcatacCTGGGAATGTTacccacaatttaaaaaaaaaaatggcgtctgtttacaagagcccggaGGAAGCTGATgtaaaccctgtgtagccgcgggtCTTTTAAATCTTACgcggtactccaacacatcaataGCGTGGTGTACAATTCCGCGACAGTTACTCACCAGAGCTATTGATGTGTTGCGCAGTTCAAGGGTTAAAGACAAGTTCTGTACTGCATTTGTTTTTTGTCAAAACATTATTTTGCATTATCAccagaataaattattatttttgtgGAAATTCCCCAAAAATATTTAGATATACACTATTTTATACCTGACCAAAATGGGATTGTTTACTCTTCATGGAATTATGTTTAGACTTCGTGGgattacagtggaacctcgattcgGCGAATCTCCAGTTGGAATGAACACTTTCCAGGCCAAATATACTCGCTGGATTCCACGAACTCTTGTTCACTGAAGAGGAGGATGTGTGAATTTGCTGAggctgttgggacagagttcacagacttgtGGGAAAGTTGCCCATCATATCACAGATTAAAATTAAAGATTCCCTTAGTGAAATCAGACCATAGAACATGGGAATCATTAGGGTATGAATGTTAACTCTTATTAATATGGTTCCAAATCacgtttttaattattatttaatcgATTAGTCCCAACTCTTTTTAAcattaggttttttttttttttggtattcttttttttttttttttttttggtatatatacaagagttcttacattcttgtaaagccactaggacgcatagcgttttgggcaggtccttaatactaATTTTGTCCTGGAATATGGCCCGCCAAatggtttaacaaccaggtacccattcaccatggaggacagaagaaaatgtatatatgctggttagcattgtaaatgtgtggccacatctgtggtagaaaaaaaaaaaactgctggggtgaacagaggctacagttaaggattggcatcaGTTAGGGCCTGGGGAAAGTCACTGAGCACATCTCAAATCAAATTCTATGGTTCGTTTTCATTTTGCAATTTCCCAGTTTTCGTTCACAAATATGGCCCCACTTTCCTCTTGGTAGCTctccttcatatgacaggttgaaATTAAATTTCACTCTGTGAAATCAGCCCATAGAGCGTGGGGGAAAACATTTGGGTGCGATTGGTAACCCCTGTTGTTATGGCTTCAAATGACCTTTTTGATGATTTTCGTAGATGGATGCAACATTAGAAGAAAGAGTTGGGCCTTGGGAAAGCCATTGAGCACATTTAAAATCAAATTCTATGGTTTGTTTTAGTTTTACAATTTCCCAGTTTTTGTTGACAAATAGGAATCTCCTGAAGACATCTCCAATTGCAACGAATCCCTTGCTGCATTGAATTGGGGTTGGTCACGTATAGTTCGTTGAATTGAAGGTGCACTTCACGTTTAGACTCTTGGGATTATGTTTAGTCTCACAGGTTTATGTTAAGAATTATGTGATTATGTTTAGACTTCATATGATCATATTTAGGCTCTTCATTCAATTATGTTTAGACTTcattaattagtattaagttttagtcttaagtATCTTTCCCACACCTTACCCTAAAcactgcgtattagtggcttcaggcattgtatgtactagctctattaatctgacattatgtttgtaactcattttcaatgtatgtaccttttatCTGAATAAATATCTTACTTAACTTCATGGGATAATGTTTACACTTGTGTGATTGTTTACACTTGTGGGATTATGTTCAAACTTCGTGATTTGTTTTGACTCTTCATTGTCAATATAATTGATTTATTCTTTGCAGAGTCCAGACCACATGTCCACTGTTATGGCCAAGCTTTGGTTTGATCACAATGTAGAATCTTCCTTGTCGTCTCTTAAGAAAGAAGAGCACGAGAAGCGCATGAGGGATCTCCGCAAACAGCTCGAGTACATAGCCGATACCAATTGGAAATATTCTCCCGTTGAGAAATACATTGGGCAACAGTGATGCTTGCGTTGTTGTTCTAGTACAGTACATGGAAATTGAAAATGTTCGGTGTTTACTCTTCATTGTAATGTACATGCTATAAATTAGGACAAATTCTGAGTTGGAACATTGATATATGTGAGGACTAAATTGCAAATATTTAGCACTAATTGTTAGGATTGCATATCATGTTTGATAAGTTTGAACACAGCTTGACTGTTGTGTACAATAAAAAGAATTTTATTCATATGTAAACATTTTGGGCTTGAACTTAGCATGCAAAGTGAACAAAATTAGGGAAGAATGTTTATAGCAACAGGAAAAACATAGTAAAATGTGATGATAAATTTATTATGGAAAGCATAATGAAAGTGAGAGCTTAAAAAACAATCACTAATTTTTATCACATTTATTTATGAAAATTAGTAAAAAGCTTCAGTATGATCACGCTGGTACAGAAAGCTTTTGGCTATTTTGTTGGGGGCCGTGACGACCAGCCTTCGAAGTGGGAGGAAGTAGATAGACCGAGGCTCGAAGATTTTGTATCAGTGTCTCCCTCCACAGTTGAGACGTGTGACTTTGAAGGCGTAATAACGTCTGTACGAGGTTCGGACATTATAATCAATAATGACATATATTGTGACGCTTCCAAATTTCAAGCGGGGGAAAAAATCTGCGTCAATAACCAAGTGACAGGTGTAGCTGAAAGGAGGAATAAACACGAGGCATGGAGAGCAGTGCATGTACAGATGTTACAGGAGAGGtgggatgatgatggtggtggtagtggtgaagcccAATTGAATTCTTGTAAAAATGATGCCAATGACCGGGATGTTTTTCCCGGTAAATGTACAAAGACGTCATTAGACCCAGAGATGAGAATACCACACTCCGTGAAGCAGGATGTCCATTATCCCGCGAAGACGAGACAATTTGAAACGCAAAGTACAAAAGATCCGAAAGAGAAAGTTATCGGCAGAGTGACAGGCATGTGTGGTGGCACTGTCTCCTTGAATGAAGACATTAGTTTTAGTTTATCAGAAACAAACTGCAACTGGAAAATAGTTAAAGGTACAGTATATAGTATTGAATTGTTTTCCATGTTGAGCCAGTAATTTCTATATGTAGTTACCTTTTAATGCTTATGGACAAAATGTTTGAGATGTTTTCAAAGATTACCTAGAGAAATATTGAAGATGATGTGTGTTAGAGAGTAGCTGTAATAGTGATAAACCTTGTGTATATATACTCATGAGAATGTGTTTCAATAATGAGGCTGAAAACATATAACCCAACGTTTATGGGGTTGTGTCATTTGTATTTGTAGAGTATGTAGTAGTAGTGAAAggtattatattaatattattgcaAACATTCATAGAAGTGAACATATTATAATAGATAATCAGTCCTTGCCACATTACATACAACGTAGCTGAATGAACATTTTGCTCTCacaaataatattaattttgtatttTGATTAGCCTTTTCTATGTGTATTTTTCTTGGTATTGATCCATTTGACTTATTTGGAAataatgttttcatttcttgatgCATCCATTTGACTCTGCTCCATTTTCTTCTCTAGTTCTCTTTGATTACAAGTCTTTTCTCCGAGTCACTCGGCCCTCGGTAAAAACCCCTTGGTGAATCCAATGCCTTTGACATTGCTCGCCGTTTGTCACATTCCATTTATACTGGAATTCCAAGTGATTTTCCCTTTCTACTGGTATCCTTAGTGATAATATTCCCTTTTGTGCTGATAACAGGGATAATATTCCCTTTGTACTGGTATCCTTAGTGATAATATTCCCTTTTGTACTGGTAACAGTGATAATGTTCCCTTTGTACTGGTAACAGTGATAATATTCCCTGTGTACTGGTATCCTGAGTTTTGGAGCTCTTGTATATCCTGTGACACAAACAGGGCTGAATAGTTTTGGTGGCTTGGTGTCCTCTTTCGGTTATTACTTGCTACTTTACTTTTTTCTAGTACAGTATAGTCATTCCCTCTTGATCtattttctgtgggaagccccttcgactccccggagctatcgggttaatgtgtgatatattagaccGGGGCGTTAGTCTAAGGAGTTCGACCTACCggagaccatgagccagaacctggctccctcagagtgGTTGTAGGGAGTAATGGCCCCTGGGaaaaccccctgtggttggggtttttcctaATCTACCATCGACTGGGgtgaggcacccagaaaggtaggcataacaaaacaaaccccacacaaTAAGAAAAGTACAACTAAAACCCCGAAAAGAGAGAtagaactccctccaatcccaaggaaacgagCAAACATCACACTCCACTGCTGCACCGCTTGTCCGTGTAGCCCTCCCCTCCCTGCACTGGCTACCCAGCACTCCAGTTCGTTAGCTAATGAGTCTTCAGAGTTCAAGCCCGCCTTGTGGTTGTTTAaaggttgctgtgtgcccttgtctctgggtgacagtcacctctttTTACCTCAGTCATGCTACCTGTTGTCATCAATACCTTTGACCCGAGTCTTGCGAGTCGTGTTCTCTGTTGGTTCTCCAGTACTATTCTAATGACATTACTGTTAGGGTACAGGCAACATCtgcattgcatgctaggtttaggttgctgcaacctgctaggttggtttcccacctaGATGCCCTGCAGCTGCCCCGCTTTGATTATAAGGACCCAGACCTGGGGGGCATTAGTCACTTCGACTTTGGTTCAGTCTGCGCTCCCTGGTCCTACCCCTGTTGTTCATCCtgcacctcctcctccccctgcttctggctcccaaacgtctgagggtttcagagttggagcagggtttagttggtaatgagaaTCGGGCAACTTCGGGGCTGCCCTGTTCAGGTTGGGAATGGAGGCATTCAAGCGCCTGCTCAAgcaccgcctgagccgtcctggtccttagaCAGGatgctctcctatctttcctctccttgGATTGTGGTAATCTTCAGTTAAGATTGTTTTCCAAGACTGttgctgttggcattggcctttgGTGGCCGGTTcgatgagcttcatgctctcctccggcgcaggagtTTCTGCTCTTACGGTCCTGGTGGTCGGTTTGTTCGGCTGCAGCCTTCTCCTTTTCTGGCAGAAAACgaaacggctgctttccggacacaacacatgggtgaatcatgtgttgtgtccggttgcagctctTCACCGTTATCTGCGCGCTTCGGTTtcggtggctggggatgcgctttagGTTGATCAGGTTCCCTCGtttcctgttccagggctcgggtctcccaggtcgtccacagagttattaagtctagccagcctgcagtctatcctcgtgcccatgacgttaggaagtttgctGCACTGGCTGTCGTGTTTGGCAGCCAGTGCAGCAAACCATGTCCTGGGCGCATATTCGGGCACGAGgattttggaggtcaaacagggtcctggtcaCTCGTTATTTGGTTAATGTTTCTGCTCCTGGGCAttactgtgttgctttgggtcacaagttgcagccagttgtcacgACTTTGCATTGAGGAGAGTGTGGCGGtcacctcccaggtaagtccctctttttcatgtctttggttatgtagctcctGGGAGCCATGggggctcccccacagaaaactagtgttgaatgtaatgaaacaccattttctgggtgagccccagagactCCTTTgctaccctccttccctccagtcAGTGGTTTTCACGTTCTTTGATGCTTAGCTTCTGAACTGGAGTGCTAGGTAGCCAGCGTGggaagggctgcgcggacgagcaACGCGGCGGTGGAGTATGAcgattgcttgtttccttgggattggagggagttctgcTTCTCTTTTTGGTTTTTAGTTTAAATTTTCTTATGTGGTGTTTGTttcgttatgcctacctttctgggtg
This genomic window contains:
- the LOC123770448 gene encoding uncharacterized protein isoform X1 encodes the protein MASGNTSGLGASLFRGALHGNTSNTNSLGGNSNIGNQQQQHQQQHHHHSTGHLPQQSSVQASSGHIHHPQQPQPSQSQPTLGAVTFNSDESARGRGTPGSPDHMSTVMAKLWFDHNVESSLSSLKKEEHEKRMRDLRKQLEYIADTNWKYSPVEKYIGQQ
- the LOC123770448 gene encoding uncharacterized protein isoform X2, which codes for MASGNTSGLGASLFRGALHGNTSNTNSLGGNSNIGNQQQQHQQQHHHHSTGHLPQQSSVASSGHIHHPQQPQPSQSQPTLGAVTFNSDESARGRGTPGSPDHMSTVMAKLWFDHNVESSLSSLKKEEHEKRMRDLRKQLEYIADTNWKYSPVEKYIGQQ